ggttaaaTAAATTAGATCATGAAATATGGGAAGAGatatcaaatttttatttaaatttaaattcaatatagaAATAAATTAAGTATCTATCTGATATATTAGATAAGACTGTAAATTATGCTGTTTTGCGGGCCTCCAGTCTCTGTCAAAATGTGTTTCCGCAAAGccatttaaatttttgttgaGATCGTAACTCACATTATGctacaatttccgaattccattaaTTCTTCATTATAAACGAGCTCTTCATGAGACTTCCTGCTTTTCACCGTTGTCATCGTCCTGAGCACAGTCAACCACCACTGCTTCATCCCATGGGCCATGGATGTTATGCTTGTGCCGCTGTAGCGTCACAAACAGGAGCGGACAGAATAAGTTTACGAACACAAGCAGGCATATGTATGTCCAAAAAATGGTCAGTGAAATGTTGAGCAGGAAGTAGCAACACACAGCCACCATCAGCATCACCAGGGGAATGTTGAATATTTTCGCCAGAAGGATCGGTCCCAGGGCAAAGTAAGCTGCAGCCACTTCCAACAGTACGAAGGCATGAAACGATGAAGATAGTCGAGATGCTAAACAGATCGCTCCGAAGATGGCGGCATTGAGTGAGATGGCTCTGGAAACGATGGCAGCTGGCACTCCATAGTCGAAGAAAATCAGATGCAACAAAAGGGCGAAAAATGTTGTCGAGAATATCGTATCGGTACTTATGCTATCCGTCAGCGTGTACAGCAGCGGGGAAAATATATATCCAAACACCAGTACAGCGACGGCTGTTTTCGAGTCTTCGATTGTTTGACCTGGACGAAAATTCCTCCAGCTGTAAACGATGTATCCCACGATGGTTCCAAGGATGGCCTTGAGCAAAATATTTTGTGGGCTTGCTGCGTTTGTGTAAAGGTAGTGAAAGATGACTAGGAACGTAGTCACGACGGAGATTTGTTGACTCACATGCGTAGAACCTAGGAATGCTTCAAGGAATGTATACGTTTGTAAATTACGATTGGTTTTCAATTCCTGCAGAAAACTGGGATCGGTATAATTGTCTTCATACTCGGAGTTCTCGTAAAGATTTTTCCGCCACGGC
The Toxorhynchites rutilus septentrionalis strain SRP chromosome 2, ASM2978413v1, whole genome shotgun sequence genome window above contains:
- the LOC129768018 gene encoding phosphatidylinositol N-acetylglucosaminyltransferase subunit C is translated as MERRPVKPWRKNLYENSEYEDNYTDPSFLQELKTNRNLQTYTFLEAFLGSTHVSQQISVVTTFLVIFHYLYTNAASPQNILLKAILGTIVGYIVYSWRNFRPGQTIEDSKTAVAVLVFGYIFSPLLYTLTDSISTDTIFSTTFFALLLHLIFFDYGVPAAIVSRAISLNAAIFGAICLASRLSSSFHAFVLLEVAAAYFALGPILLAKIFNIPLVMLMVAVCCYFLLNISLTIFWTYICLLVFVNLFCPLLFVTLQRHKHNIHGPWDEAVVVDCAQDDDNGEKQEVS